The Hypanus sabinus isolate sHypSab1 chromosome 1, sHypSab1.hap1, whole genome shotgun sequence genome contains a region encoding:
- the tmem127 gene encoding transmembrane protein 127, with the protein MYGPSGSGLSGTRRRPGAGGALPKHTERSLASAVPGALSVTALCTALAEPAWLRAHGGVCQRQELGVADVLGNLDSALLEEYCMNSQTVLLLRVIGAFCFLGIICSLSAFLLDVFGPKHPALKITRRYAFAHILTVLQCATVIGFCYWASELILALQQQHKKYHGSRVYVTFAVSFYLVAGAGGASILATAANLLRHYPTEEEEQALELLSEMEENEPYPVEYEIVNQFQPPPAYTP; encoded by the exons ATGTACGGGCCGTCGGGGTCGGGTCTATCGGGGACGCGGAGGCGACCCGGCGCCGGGGGCGCACTCCCCAAGCACACGGAGCGGAGCTTGGCGTCGGCGGTACCCGGCGCGCTCTCGGTGACCGCCCTGTGCACGGCGCTGGCGGAGCCTGCCTGGCTGCGCGCCCACGGGGGCGTGTGCCAGAGGCAGGAGCTCGGCGTGGCCGATGTCTTGGGCAACTTGGATTCGGCTCTGTTGGAAG AATACTGTATGAATTCTCAGACTGTGCTGCTGCTGCGGGTCATCGGTGCCTTCTGTTTCCTGGggattatttgcagtttgtcagcCTTTTTGCTCGATGTGTTTGGACCAAAACACCCAGCACTGAAGATTACTCGCAGATACGCATTTGCACATATTCTCACAG TTCTTCAATGTGCCACAGTGATAGGGTTCTGCTACTGGGCATCAGAGCTGATCTTAGCACTTCAGCAGCAACACAAGAAATATCACGGCTCTCGTGTCTACGTGACCTTTGCAGTCAGCTTTTATTTGGTGGCAGGAGCTGGAGGAGCATCCATCTTAGCAACAGCTGCTAACCTCTTGCGACACTACCCAACAGAAGAAGAAGAACAAGCTCTGGAACTGCTCTCAGAAATGGAAGAGAACGAACCATATCCAGTGGAATATGAGATTGTTAATCAGTTCCAACCTCCCCCTGCATACACACCTTGA